TCATTTTTATACAGGTTTATCTTATTAATTCCTAAAGATTCTTAACTACCTCGCCTCTAGGCGAGCAATGGTTTTGCTTACCACCTTACCACCTTACCACCTTACTACCTTAATTACACGAAGCATACATCCTTCCCACTTCTCTGGCTTTCTCCTGGGCGCTATTCTCTTGGGCTACTTTCCGTCCATTTGCTATATAGGCTTCTCTTTCTTCATCCGTTAATCCATAAGCTCTTTCAAGACATCTGGCTAAATCCTCAATATCTCCTGTCCTAGATTTTATAACAGTGTTTTCCTCTAGGTACTCAAATGCCTCAATATCACTTGTCACTACCAAAGTCTCTGTTGCCATAGCTTCTAATGTCACTAGATTAAAGCCTTCTGTATAAGATGGCAATACAAACGCATCGCATGCATTCATGTATACTGCTATATCCTGCTGAGATTGGGGCGGGATCACCTTTATATCTTCTTCAAATTCGCTATAGATCTCTTCTGTAGTCTGTGTCTCAACATTTAGATCTCCTACTAGGAGGAGCATCTTGTCTGGTATAGGAGCTTTTTTAAAGGCTTTGAGTAAATCTAAAACTCCCTTTGCCTTGTAAAAATTCCCCACAAATAATACTATAAATTTATCTATAGGCAAACCGAGTCCACGCCTTGCCTTCTCTTTGTCTATTTTGCAAAATATAGAGCAATTAACACCCATATTGATGACCTGAATCTTTTCTTCTTGAATCTTCCAATCTAATATTTTGTACTTTAATTCTTCGCTAACACAGATGACCTTATGGCTTTCTCTTATAATTTTTTGTATCCATTTTTTAACAAAATGGCTCTTATTCGGCATTTTATTAATATCACTGCCATGAGCTGTTATGATCATTTTAGAACCATATCTTCTCTTATGAATCATGGCAAAAATGCCTGGTGGAAAAGCATAATGGGCGTGAACAATTTGGTAGGATCCTCCCTTTATCAAGGAGTAAAATAATCCCTTTACAAAAAATTTAAGGTAACGCAAATATTTATTGCCCTTTGATTGTAAGCTAATGACCTTACACTCATATCCCATTTCTTCTAATTCCATTACTTGATTGTATACAAATATGCCAAATTGAGGCTTATCTTTTGTGGGGTACATATTAGAAAATATTAGTACTTTCATTCTACTCTCTCCTGCTTTTTCCACAAAGTAATCATCGTGCAGGTTAGAAATACACTTACAGATGGCGCAAACAACACATGCCCTGCAATAAACCCACATCCTAATCCTGCAACAAGCGAAGTCATAAGCATAGTCTCTTCTATTGGAATGGATTTAAAGTTCATGAGATATTTTACCACAGATTTTATTATCATGATACCTGGATAATACAAAAGCAAAATCAAGCCTACGACGCCATAATAGTAAAACAACTCATGGAAATCCCTTTCTATTGGGATTACTTTGTTCTTATCTTCATAGTCGCCTCCGTATCCTACTCCTATAAACTTTCTCACTACAGCTCCTTTTTTAAAATCTTCATTGGCGTCATCTGCCTTAATCTCCCTACCATTAAAGATAATGTCTGGCTTCGATTCACTATTCCAAGACTGGTGAATGCGAATATTATTGTATACAGGAGAATATGGAGTATAAAGGACAGCCCCTACTAATAATGCAGTAAATATCATCAATATTTTCTTCCACTGAGCTTCTTTTAATACAATAGATCTTAATGCTAGGATTACAACCCCTGCTAACAGACCTAGGATTATCCCCATATAACTAGTCTTTGTTCCTGTTATA
The nucleotide sequence above comes from Alkalibaculum bacchi. Encoded proteins:
- a CDS encoding O-antigen ligase family protein; translation: MKNKLQYFDYYKLLLLYIVIQPIIDIFTAFFLLQLNISITPGLIIRNGALLAALLYVFIIEKKHRVYFVLIAFFYGVHLLFNTYYKEVLDYYDEISYFSKYVFFIAFLIACKHIMSSIKHSLGNQKLYKALWISLNIISICIIFAALTGTGIQSYGSEKIGQTGWFFSGTKISAAMAILFPVALLYTVQNPKYLLGKLILIVSNIAAMFITGTKTSYMGIILGLLAGVVILALRSIVLKEAQWKKILMIFTALLVGAVLYTPYSPVYNNIRIHQSWNSESKPDIIFNGREIKADDANEDFKKGAVVRKFIGVGYGGDYEDKNKVIPIERDFHELFYYYGVVGLILLLYYPGIMIIKSVVKYLMNFKSIPIEETMLMTSLVAGLGCGFIAGHVLFAPSVSVFLTCTMITLWKKQERVE
- a CDS encoding glycosyltransferase; translated protein: MKVLIFSNMYPTKDKPQFGIFVYNQVMELEEMGYECKVISLQSKGNKYLRYLKFFVKGLFYSLIKGGSYQIVHAHYAFPPGIFAMIHKRRYGSKMIITAHGSDINKMPNKSHFVKKWIQKIIRESHKVICVSEELKYKILDWKIQEEKIQVINMGVNCSIFCKIDKEKARRGLGLPIDKFIVLFVGNFYKAKGVLDLLKAFKKAPIPDKMLLLVGDLNVETQTTEEIYSEFEEDIKVIPPQSQQDIAVYMNACDAFVLPSYTEGFNLVTLEAMATETLVVTSDIEAFEYLEENTVIKSRTGDIEDLARCLERAYGLTDEEREAYIANGRKVAQENSAQEKAREVGRMYASCN